The following coding sequences lie in one Myxococcus xanthus genomic window:
- a CDS encoding sigma-54-dependent transcriptional regulator, with product MWDEAKEGGTTRVLVVDDDAGVRFTLREMLKSLSGVEVDEAVDGEDALEKLSARPYELVISDLRMPRMDGMALVRRLSTFPRTPRVIVITAHGSERFAVEAMKAGAYDYFRKPFEVDELLAVVSRALESVRLREENARLSGELNLSRSLVFVSEPMARLAQLVQLAGSRDVTVLITGESGTGKERVADALVRASPRANRPFLRFNCAALTEELAEAELFGHARGAFTGAHRARPGLFREADGGTLLLDEVGELAPTLQARLLRVLQEGEVRPVGEDRPVTVDVRIIAATHRDLRRLALEGAFREDLYYRLNVVQLRVPALRERPEDIPVLARVFLDRFIDRFHTGPLKIPDGFFERLRALPWPGNVRELENTLESLVALSSEGRLDLGQLPSAEPAGADSGSPGASLDPVRPGPQDGAPGAGLKERVEAYERGLVLDALRMAGGNRSEAARRLGIGRATLHDKLRKYGLDDGGEERI from the coding sequence ATGTGGGATGAGGCCAAGGAGGGCGGCACCACGCGCGTCCTGGTGGTGGATGATGACGCGGGCGTTCGCTTCACCCTGCGGGAGATGCTCAAGAGCCTCTCCGGCGTGGAGGTGGATGAGGCCGTGGATGGCGAGGACGCGCTGGAGAAGCTGTCGGCGCGGCCCTACGAGCTCGTCATCTCCGACCTGCGCATGCCTCGGATGGACGGCATGGCGCTGGTGCGTCGGCTGAGTACGTTTCCTCGGACACCCCGCGTCATCGTCATCACCGCGCATGGCTCCGAGCGCTTCGCGGTGGAGGCCATGAAGGCGGGGGCCTACGACTACTTCCGCAAGCCCTTCGAGGTGGATGAGCTGCTGGCAGTCGTCTCCCGCGCGCTGGAGTCGGTGCGACTGCGCGAGGAGAACGCGCGGCTTTCGGGTGAGCTGAACCTGTCCCGCTCGTTGGTGTTCGTCTCGGAGCCCATGGCCCGGCTCGCGCAACTCGTGCAGCTGGCGGGCTCCCGGGACGTGACGGTGCTCATCACCGGTGAGAGCGGCACGGGCAAGGAGCGGGTGGCGGACGCGCTCGTCCGGGCCTCGCCGCGCGCGAACCGGCCCTTCCTGCGCTTCAACTGCGCGGCGCTCACCGAGGAACTGGCGGAGGCCGAGCTGTTCGGCCACGCCCGGGGCGCCTTCACTGGAGCCCACCGCGCGCGGCCCGGACTCTTCCGTGAGGCGGACGGAGGCACGCTGCTGCTGGACGAGGTGGGCGAGCTGGCGCCCACGCTCCAGGCCCGGCTGCTGCGCGTGCTCCAGGAGGGCGAGGTGCGACCGGTGGGGGAGGACCGGCCAGTGACGGTGGACGTGCGCATCATCGCCGCCACCCACAGGGACTTGCGCCGCCTGGCCCTGGAGGGCGCGTTCCGCGAGGACCTCTACTACCGGCTCAACGTCGTCCAACTCCGGGTGCCAGCGCTGCGCGAGCGCCCCGAGGACATCCCCGTGCTGGCGCGGGTGTTCCTGGACCGCTTCATCGACCGGTTCCACACTGGCCCGCTGAAAATCCCCGACGGCTTCTTCGAGCGGCTCCGCGCCTTACCGTGGCCGGGCAACGTGCGCGAGCTGGAGAACACGCTGGAGAGCCTGGTCGCGCTGTCCAGCGAGGGGCGCTTGGACCTGGGCCAGTTGCCTTCCGCCGAGCCGGCAGGGGCGGATAGTGGCTCCCCGGGGGCGTCATTGGATCCGGTCCGACCAGGGCCACAGGACGGCGCTCCCGGCGCGGGGCTCAAGGAGCGCGTGGAGGCGTACGAGCGCGGCCTGGTCCTGGACGCGCTGCGCATGGCGGGTGGAAACCGCAGTGAAGCGGCGCGGCGGCTGGGTATTGGCCGGGCCACCCTGCATGACAAGCTGCGCAAGTACGGGCTGGACGACGGCGGGGAAGAGCGGATCTGA
- a CDS encoding sensor histidine kinase, whose translation MDSRTQRYFEDIQLKHFGRLFGRLVRVRLFLSLLLLLSAVCVAVIDGAPWRCVFMSVVGVGAFTCFFQEFRRFQRDGVDARSVPLNLWMGQIILTCIIVGTGGIASPVLPAALPLGFLSSLTAAPRERSRLLMAQLSTLMVVSFVQISGLVQGLPLWFLGAPSSVLLVAGALVTAIMLCVCSAAGGAIRTTFDNMLSEALASRDELLATHRSYAGALEAMSGEIAHELKNPLATVKGLTQLMAREAGRAQPAERLQVLSGEVVRMQGILEEFLNFTRPLVPLTVSSVDLGALCDEALVLHEGLAAGHGVRLDRKGTEGVAAMCDSRKVKQVLMNLLHNAIEASPAGGRVTVEVRALPVGEARVSVRDAGPGLSSELVARVFDAGVTTKAKGSGLGLTVARALARQHGGDVTLANAVGGGCEAALTLPRELPAELLRPLHGVAHVG comes from the coding sequence ATGGACTCGCGGACCCAGCGCTACTTCGAGGACATCCAACTCAAGCACTTCGGGCGCCTGTTCGGCCGGCTCGTTCGTGTCCGCCTGTTCCTGTCGCTGTTGTTGTTGCTGTCCGCCGTGTGTGTCGCCGTCATCGACGGCGCGCCCTGGCGATGCGTGTTCATGAGTGTGGTGGGGGTGGGCGCCTTCACCTGCTTCTTCCAGGAGTTCCGCCGCTTCCAGCGCGACGGCGTCGACGCGCGCAGCGTGCCCCTCAACCTGTGGATGGGGCAGATCATCCTGACGTGCATCATCGTGGGGACAGGCGGCATCGCCAGCCCCGTCCTCCCCGCCGCGTTGCCCCTGGGCTTCTTGTCGAGCCTCACGGCGGCGCCTCGGGAGCGCTCGCGCCTGCTGATGGCGCAGCTGTCCACGCTGATGGTCGTCTCCTTCGTCCAGATCTCCGGGCTGGTTCAGGGGCTGCCCCTGTGGTTCCTCGGCGCGCCGTCGTCCGTCCTGCTCGTCGCGGGCGCCCTCGTCACCGCCATCATGCTCTGCGTGTGCAGCGCCGCGGGTGGCGCCATCCGGACGACCTTCGACAACATGCTGAGCGAAGCGCTCGCCAGCCGCGACGAGCTGCTGGCCACGCATCGCTCATATGCGGGCGCATTGGAGGCCATGTCCGGGGAGATTGCCCACGAGCTGAAGAACCCGCTGGCCACGGTGAAGGGCCTCACCCAGCTCATGGCTCGCGAAGCAGGCCGCGCCCAGCCCGCCGAACGCCTGCAGGTGCTGTCGGGCGAGGTGGTGCGGATGCAGGGCATCCTGGAGGAGTTCCTCAACTTCACCCGGCCGCTGGTACCTTTGACGGTGAGCTCCGTGGACCTGGGCGCGCTGTGTGACGAAGCCCTGGTGCTGCACGAAGGCCTGGCGGCGGGCCACGGCGTGCGGCTGGATCGCAAGGGGACGGAAGGCGTGGCGGCGATGTGTGACTCGCGCAAGGTGAAGCAGGTGTTGATGAACCTGCTGCACAACGCCATCGAGGCCAGCCCCGCGGGCGGGCGGGTCACCGTCGAGGTCCGCGCGCTGCCCGTGGGCGAGGCCCGCGTCTCCGTGCGCGACGCAGGTCCTGGACTGTCCTCCGAGCTCGTGGCCCGTGTGTTCGACGCAGGCGTGACGACCAAGGCCAAGGGCTCCGGGTTGGGCCTGACGGTGGCGCGGGCCCTGGCGCGACAGCACGGTGGAGACGTCACGCTGGCGAACGCGGTAGGAGGCGGATGCGAGGCGGCTTTGACGCTTCCTCGAGAGCTGCCGGCGGAGCTGCTGCGGCCACTGCACGGAGTCGCCCATGTGGGATGA
- a CDS encoding YdeI/OmpD-associated family protein codes for MSPTKKAAAKKAPAAELPTIAFASPAAWASWLEANHASARGLWLKLAKKGSGIESVTYAEALDVALEWGWIDGQKNAFDDTAWLQKFTPRGAKSVWSKVNCEKVEALIAAGRMKPSGMEVVALAKKDGRWDAAYESQSKATVPEDLARALAANAKAAAFFATLNAANRYAILWRVHTAKKAETRARRIEQFVEMLARHESLHA; via the coding sequence ATGAGTCCGACGAAGAAGGCCGCCGCGAAGAAGGCCCCCGCCGCTGAGCTCCCCACGATTGCCTTCGCGTCGCCCGCGGCATGGGCGTCCTGGCTCGAAGCGAACCATGCCTCGGCGCGCGGCCTCTGGTTGAAGCTGGCGAAGAAGGGCTCGGGCATCGAATCCGTCACCTACGCCGAGGCGCTCGACGTCGCGCTCGAGTGGGGCTGGATTGACGGTCAGAAGAACGCCTTCGACGACACCGCGTGGCTTCAGAAGTTCACCCCCCGGGGCGCGAAGAGCGTCTGGTCCAAGGTCAACTGCGAGAAGGTGGAAGCGCTCATCGCCGCGGGCCGGATGAAGCCGTCGGGCATGGAGGTCGTGGCGCTCGCCAAGAAGGATGGCCGCTGGGACGCCGCCTACGAGTCCCAGAGCAAGGCCACCGTGCCCGAGGACCTGGCCCGCGCCCTGGCCGCAAATGCGAAGGCGGCCGCGTTCTTCGCCACGCTCAACGCGGCGAACCGGTACGCCATCCTGTGGCGCGTCCACACCGCGAAGAAGGCGGAGACGCGGGCTCGGCGAATCGAACAGTTCGTCGAGATGCTGGCCCGGCACGAATCGCTTCACGCATGA
- a CDS encoding MFS transporter, giving the protein MTHQAAASGLSIFHHRDFRFYLLARLCAVLAVQIESVAIGWQVYELTGSALALGYTGLAQFVPFLSLCLVGGQVADRVDRRTILAVCQTVMLVCSLLLLAFTLGHIRDVRFVYGVLVLFGAARAFHAPAGSALTPHLVPPEHLTRAVAINSTTWQVATIGGPAVGGILYGWAGATAAYTASAMLCALSVIWILVLKVRTGRASAEPLSLSTLVAGLGFVRRQRLLLGSITLDLFAVLFGGAVALLPIYARDILHTGPWGLGLLRCAPAFGAAVVAVFLAMRPMGGNTGRKMFIAVAIFGAATLVFGMSRSLPLSLAALAIAGAADMISVVVRHTLELMATPDDMRGRVGAVNMMCIGASNELGEFRAGGLAEYVGAVPAVVAGAVGTLAVVALWAWAFPELRRVDRLESFARTKEPPAAPAS; this is encoded by the coding sequence ATGACTCATCAGGCTGCGGCTTCCGGGCTCTCCATCTTCCATCATCGAGACTTCCGCTTCTATCTACTGGCGCGCCTGTGCGCGGTGCTGGCCGTCCAGATTGAGTCGGTGGCCATTGGCTGGCAGGTCTACGAGCTCACGGGCAGCGCGCTCGCGCTCGGATACACGGGTCTGGCGCAGTTCGTGCCGTTCCTGTCGCTGTGTCTGGTGGGCGGCCAGGTGGCGGACCGCGTGGACCGGCGGACCATCCTGGCGGTGTGCCAGACGGTGATGCTGGTCTGCAGCCTGCTGCTGCTCGCCTTCACCTTGGGCCATATCCGCGACGTGCGCTTCGTCTATGGCGTCCTGGTGCTCTTCGGCGCGGCGCGCGCGTTCCATGCCCCGGCGGGCTCCGCGCTCACCCCGCATCTGGTGCCGCCCGAGCACCTGACCCGCGCCGTGGCCATCAACTCCACCACGTGGCAGGTGGCCACCATTGGCGGCCCGGCCGTGGGCGGCATCCTTTATGGCTGGGCCGGCGCCACGGCGGCCTACACGGCCTCCGCGATGTTGTGCGCCCTCTCCGTCATCTGGATTCTCGTCCTCAAGGTGCGCACCGGGCGAGCGTCCGCCGAGCCGCTCTCCCTGTCGACCCTGGTCGCGGGGCTCGGCTTCGTTCGACGGCAGCGCCTGCTGCTGGGCAGCATCACCCTGGACCTGTTCGCCGTGCTCTTCGGTGGCGCGGTGGCGCTCCTGCCCATCTACGCGCGGGACATCCTGCACACGGGGCCATGGGGCCTGGGGCTGCTGCGCTGTGCGCCCGCGTTCGGCGCAGCGGTGGTGGCCGTCTTCCTGGCCATGCGGCCCATGGGCGGCAACACCGGCCGGAAGATGTTCATCGCGGTCGCAATCTTCGGCGCGGCCACGCTCGTCTTCGGGATGAGCCGCTCGTTGCCCCTATCGCTGGCGGCGCTGGCGATAGCGGGCGCCGCGGACATGATCAGCGTCGTGGTCCGACACACGCTGGAGTTGATGGCCACCCCGGACGACATGCGAGGCCGCGTGGGCGCGGTGAACATGATGTGCATTGGCGCCTCCAACGAGCTGGGCGAGTTCCGCGCGGGAGGGCTCGCTGAGTACGTGGGCGCCGTGCCCGCGGTGGTGGCGGGAGCGGTGGGCACGCTGGCGGTGGTCGCGCTCTGGGCGTGGGCCTTTCCCGAACTGCGGCGGGTGGACCGCCTGGAGTCCTTCGCGAGGACGAAGGAGCCTCCAGCGGCACCCGCGAGTTGA
- a CDS encoding bile acid:sodium symporter family protein — protein MPLRLVKRLARDWFLLGMFAAVILAALFPEFGASGGPMHADVVADVGIFMVFLLHGLGLPAAQLRAGVVTWRVHVVVQAFTFVVFPLLWWLGDVLVGRWLPADLSMGLLYLCAVPSTISSSVAMTGVARGNVPAAIFNASLSSLLGIVLTPLIIGLFASATGQSLSMGQAVLKLSTLLLLPLALGQLLRPLVGGWFARYRPYTNAFDRVMILVLVYSSFCDSIASGLFSDYGAEVLGLAFMGAVLILAIVLMLTTRTARALGFSKEDEITVVFCGSKKTLASGVPMARLLFGANPALGLIVLPLMFYHQVQLLVCSLLAERYAKRPAGQPAA, from the coding sequence ATGCCCCTTCGCCTCGTGAAACGACTTGCCCGGGACTGGTTCCTGCTGGGGATGTTCGCCGCCGTCATCCTGGCCGCGCTCTTCCCGGAGTTCGGCGCGTCGGGCGGACCGATGCACGCGGACGTCGTCGCCGACGTGGGCATCTTCATGGTGTTCCTGCTCCACGGCCTGGGCCTGCCCGCGGCCCAGCTCCGCGCGGGCGTGGTGACGTGGCGAGTCCACGTGGTGGTCCAGGCCTTCACATTCGTTGTGTTTCCGCTGCTGTGGTGGCTGGGCGACGTGCTGGTGGGCCGCTGGCTGCCGGCGGACCTGTCGATGGGGCTGCTCTATCTCTGCGCGGTGCCGTCGACCATCTCCTCCTCGGTCGCGATGACGGGCGTCGCCCGGGGCAACGTGCCCGCCGCCATCTTCAACGCCAGCCTGTCGAGTCTGCTGGGCATCGTGCTGACGCCGCTCATCATCGGCCTGTTCGCCAGCGCCACCGGGCAGTCCCTATCCATGGGCCAGGCCGTCCTCAAGCTGTCGACACTCCTGCTGCTTCCCCTGGCACTGGGACAGTTGCTGCGCCCGCTGGTGGGCGGCTGGTTCGCGCGCTACCGGCCCTATACGAATGCCTTCGACCGGGTGATGATCCTGGTCCTCGTCTATTCGTCGTTCTGTGACTCGATTGCCTCGGGCCTGTTCTCTGACTACGGCGCGGAGGTGCTGGGCCTGGCCTTCATGGGCGCGGTGCTCATCCTGGCCATCGTGCTGATGCTGACCACGCGGACGGCTCGGGCGCTGGGCTTCTCCAAGGAGGACGAAATCACGGTGGTCTTCTGTGGGTCGAAGAAGACACTGGCCTCAGGTGTGCCCATGGCGCGGCTGCTCTTCGGCGCCAATCCCGCCCTGGGACTCATCGTCCTACCGTTGATGTTCTATCACCAGGTCCAGCTCCTGGTGTGCTCGCTCCTGGCGGAACGCTACGCGAAGCGCCCGGCGGGACAACCTGCCGCGTAG
- a CDS encoding DUF2378 family protein: MAERLVFPPIVEGLFVRGLSGRVTPLLKEQLRSEGLDLDRPLLPAYSLESWIRCVTLTAKALHPHEPDEVAWRMLGERMIDGYRDTLMGRALLGVMKLLGPRRMLSKAQHGFRTSNNYTEVRITETGPTEAEVWLNEPGMLRYFKQGVMLAMSRAAGGVAASVDVRTFDEHCVTYRVSWKDSSR; encoded by the coding sequence ATGGCCGAACGACTCGTCTTCCCGCCCATCGTGGAAGGGCTCTTCGTTCGGGGTCTGTCCGGACGGGTGACGCCCCTGCTCAAAGAGCAGTTGCGAAGCGAGGGACTGGACCTGGACCGGCCGCTGCTCCCCGCGTACTCCCTGGAGTCGTGGATTCGCTGCGTCACGCTGACAGCGAAGGCGCTGCACCCCCACGAGCCCGACGAGGTGGCGTGGCGGATGCTCGGCGAGCGGATGATTGACGGTTACCGCGACACGCTGATGGGCCGCGCGCTGCTCGGGGTGATGAAGCTGCTGGGGCCCAGGCGGATGCTGTCGAAGGCACAGCACGGATTCCGGACGAGCAACAACTACACCGAGGTCCGCATCACGGAGACGGGACCGACGGAGGCCGAGGTCTGGCTCAACGAGCCCGGAATGCTGCGCTACTTCAAGCAGGGCGTCATGCTCGCCATGTCCCGGGCCGCCGGTGGCGTGGCCGCGTCGGTGGATGTCCGCACCTTCGACGAACACTGCGTCACGTACCGCGTCTCCTGGAAGGACTCGAGCCGCTGA
- a CDS encoding alpha/beta fold hydrolase yields MNTLPSAERHDFPAGDGVPLQLTRYQGGAKGPVLLVHGAGVWSGMFMLPTVQENFVQHLVRHGYDTWLLDWRASVELPLRQFTLDDAARHDMPAAVRHVREHTGADSVQAVVHCAGSATFFMAMAAGLLPDVQSVVASQVALHHIVPPSTQVKAMLRLPDVLDITRDYLTPDEDPSSPLFQAAFGTFVDLFRHECDSTVCRRLTFMYGQLFRHARINRETHDRLDEQFGPCNMLTFRHLAQMARSGYAVGFDHGREENLRRYGRERPPSYLRAEHLKRPITFVSGEQNGTYMPASTELTYEWLREENGASYYQRKVLAGYGHLDTFMGSTASQDTYPVIRGALEAMA; encoded by the coding sequence ATGAACACGCTTCCTTCCGCCGAAAGGCACGACTTTCCCGCGGGCGACGGCGTTCCGTTGCAGCTCACGCGTTACCAGGGCGGCGCGAAGGGGCCTGTCCTCCTCGTCCACGGCGCGGGGGTGTGGAGCGGCATGTTCATGCTGCCCACGGTGCAGGAGAACTTCGTGCAGCACCTGGTGCGCCACGGCTACGACACCTGGCTGCTGGACTGGCGCGCCAGCGTGGAGCTGCCGCTGCGGCAGTTCACGTTGGATGACGCCGCCCGCCACGACATGCCCGCCGCCGTCCGGCATGTCCGCGAGCACACCGGCGCGGACTCCGTGCAGGCGGTGGTGCACTGCGCGGGCTCGGCGACGTTCTTCATGGCGATGGCGGCGGGGCTGCTGCCGGACGTTCAGAGCGTGGTCGCTTCACAGGTGGCGCTGCACCACATCGTCCCGCCCTCGACACAGGTCAAGGCGATGCTGCGGCTGCCGGACGTGCTGGACATCACCCGCGACTACCTGACGCCGGACGAGGACCCGAGCAGTCCTTTGTTCCAGGCGGCCTTCGGCACCTTCGTGGACCTGTTCCGCCATGAATGCGACAGCACCGTCTGCCGCCGGTTGACGTTCATGTACGGGCAGCTCTTCCGGCACGCGCGCATCAACCGGGAGACGCATGACCGGCTCGACGAGCAGTTCGGTCCCTGCAACATGCTGACGTTCCGCCACCTGGCGCAGATGGCGCGCTCGGGATACGCGGTGGGCTTCGACCATGGCCGGGAGGAGAACCTCCGGCGTTATGGCCGGGAGCGGCCGCCGTCATACCTGCGCGCGGAGCACCTGAAGCGTCCCATCACCTTCGTGTCCGGAGAACAGAACGGCACATACATGCCCGCGTCCACGGAGCTCACCTATGAGTGGCTGCGTGAAGAGAATGGTGCGTCGTACTACCAGCGGAAGGTCCTGGCGGGGTACGGCCACCTGGACACCTTCATGGGAAGCACTGCGTCGCAGGATACGTATCCGGTGATACGCGGCGCGCTGGAGGCCATGGCCTGA
- a CDS encoding GMC family oxidoreductase N-terminal domain-containing protein yields MAKASRYDVVVVGSGFGGSISALRLAQAGKSVLVLERGKRYRPGDFPRDVTRTDEVLWRHATRRKAQGLYDVRFLSGIGTVTASGVGGGSLIYANVHVRPDAEVFEDPRWPRTYRRDSLEPYFDKVALELRLNPVPPSIPLRKRDLFQRAARGMGRETFDPPVAVAFSEPPGPGRRVCQLCAECEFGCQHGAKNTMDLTYLARAEALGALVLARTLVSHVEPVREGYRVHCQDLVSGERHAVEGSRVVLAAGTLGTVEILLRSRDVARTLPRVSRRLGHGYSGNGDFLASMQGAREDIQPWVGPDVSTVMRFTDRQPRFTLVTATFNQPAMEVLAGLGQPNLGRLQGLGAPLWTCLGPAVHAAFKKGLMSRPMRTDVDAARTSNLFGIGQDNANGRMHLDDGQLDVSWDFAGENAELVRRMTNAMQDLAAQYGATFAPLVTWQLFKRPFTVHSLGGAHLAEAPERGVVSTEGEVFHYPGLHVADGSVIPTAIGFHPVMTISAVAERIAEAVVHGFSSHSRSAS; encoded by the coding sequence GTGGCGAAGGCATCGCGGTACGACGTGGTCGTCGTGGGCTCTGGCTTTGGGGGCTCCATCAGCGCGCTGCGCCTGGCCCAGGCGGGCAAGTCCGTGCTGGTCCTGGAGCGCGGCAAGCGCTACCGGCCCGGTGACTTTCCCCGGGACGTGACGCGAACGGACGAGGTGCTCTGGCGCCATGCCACGCGGCGCAAGGCGCAGGGCCTCTATGACGTGCGCTTCCTGTCCGGCATCGGAACGGTGACGGCCAGCGGCGTCGGCGGCGGCTCGCTCATCTACGCCAACGTCCACGTGCGGCCGGACGCCGAGGTGTTCGAGGACCCGCGCTGGCCCCGGACGTACCGCCGGGACTCGCTGGAGCCCTACTTCGACAAGGTGGCGCTAGAGCTGCGGTTGAATCCGGTGCCGCCCTCGATTCCGCTGCGCAAGCGCGACCTCTTCCAGCGTGCGGCCCGGGGCATGGGGCGCGAGACGTTCGACCCGCCCGTGGCCGTGGCCTTCTCGGAGCCGCCGGGACCGGGCCGGCGCGTGTGCCAGCTCTGCGCCGAGTGCGAGTTCGGCTGCCAACACGGCGCGAAGAACACCATGGACCTGACGTACCTGGCGCGGGCGGAGGCGCTGGGGGCGCTGGTCCTGGCCCGTACGCTCGTCTCCCACGTGGAGCCGGTGCGGGAGGGCTACCGCGTCCACTGCCAGGACCTGGTGTCGGGGGAGCGGCACGCCGTGGAGGGCTCGCGGGTGGTGCTGGCCGCGGGGACGCTGGGCACGGTGGAGATATTGCTGCGCAGCCGGGACGTCGCGCGGACGCTGCCTCGGGTGAGCCGGCGGCTGGGCCATGGCTACTCGGGCAACGGGGACTTCCTGGCGTCGATGCAGGGCGCGCGCGAGGACATCCAGCCCTGGGTGGGGCCCGACGTGTCCACCGTGATGCGCTTCACTGACCGGCAGCCGCGCTTCACGCTGGTGACGGCCACGTTCAACCAGCCCGCCATGGAAGTCCTCGCGGGCCTGGGGCAGCCGAACCTCGGACGGCTCCAGGGCCTGGGGGCACCGCTGTGGACCTGCCTGGGCCCAGCCGTTCACGCGGCGTTCAAGAAGGGCCTGATGAGCCGGCCCATGCGTACCGACGTGGATGCGGCGCGCACATCCAACCTGTTTGGCATCGGCCAGGACAACGCCAACGGACGGATGCACCTCGATGACGGGCAGCTCGACGTGTCGTGGGACTTCGCCGGGGAGAACGCGGAGTTGGTGCGGCGGATGACGAACGCGATGCAAGACCTGGCGGCCCAGTACGGCGCCACCTTCGCGCCGCTGGTCACCTGGCAGCTCTTCAAGCGGCCTTTCACGGTGCATTCGCTTGGCGGTGCCCATCTGGCGGAAGCTCCCGAGCGCGGCGTGGTGTCCACCGAGGGAGAGGTCTTCCACTATCCCGGGCTGCACGTGGCGGACGGCTCCGTCATCCCGACAGCCATCGGCTTCCACCCGGTGATGACCATCAGTGCCGTGGCCGAGCGCATCGCCGAGGCCGTGGTGCACGGATTCTCATCCCATTCGAGGAGCGCTTCATGA